From Oceanipulchritudo coccoides, the proteins below share one genomic window:
- a CDS encoding glycerate kinase: MNTLIAFDKYKGALDARSACELAREALSVKLPKAKIHSAPLTDGGEGFASILAEALGGELRTVAVPGPLFEPVDAHFALVEAESLPKSAWQRLNLPDELINGKIGIVEMASASGFECLSDDQRNPWQTTTYGTGLLMKEAIRAGAEALILGIGGSATNDCGAGALEALGVCYYDRELQPVTKVVPGTFRQINTLGSTSHLLDKFPPVRIACDVTNPLLGENGATRVFGPQKGLLPEDADRMERTIQKMGRRVLGLFGKHPTDWDKLMTEPGSGAAGGIGFALRHALPDSEFVEGFPLVADLLDLPHKVKESGLIISGEGRLDQSSLAGKGPVALLRLAGPAQKVVLLVGSADATTVKQLASAHPNLETLVLSDPDWPIEKALSETPASLRNALEKVALPG, translated from the coding sequence ATGAACACACTGATAGCATTCGATAAATACAAAGGGGCCCTTGATGCCCGGTCTGCCTGTGAACTGGCTCGCGAAGCGCTCTCTGTCAAATTGCCAAAGGCCAAGATCCATTCTGCTCCGCTCACGGATGGAGGGGAAGGGTTTGCCAGCATTCTTGCCGAAGCACTCGGTGGGGAGCTACGGACAGTCGCCGTTCCGGGGCCGCTCTTTGAACCAGTTGATGCCCATTTTGCCCTTGTTGAGGCAGAATCCCTGCCCAAATCAGCGTGGCAACGGCTCAACCTGCCGGACGAATTGATTAATGGAAAAATCGGCATCGTCGAGATGGCTTCAGCCAGCGGCTTTGAATGCCTGTCCGATGATCAGCGCAATCCATGGCAGACAACGACCTACGGAACCGGTCTCCTGATGAAGGAAGCTATCCGGGCTGGTGCGGAGGCTTTGATTCTGGGAATCGGCGGCAGCGCCACCAACGACTGCGGGGCAGGCGCGCTTGAAGCCCTCGGGGTTTGCTACTACGACCGGGAATTGCAACCCGTTACCAAAGTCGTCCCGGGCACCTTTCGCCAGATTAACACGTTGGGCTCCACATCCCATTTACTGGACAAGTTTCCTCCGGTCAGGATTGCCTGCGATGTCACGAATCCACTTCTCGGGGAGAATGGCGCGACGCGGGTATTCGGCCCGCAAAAGGGGCTCCTGCCCGAGGATGCCGACCGCATGGAGCGGACTATCCAGAAAATGGGCCGTCGGGTTCTTGGCCTGTTTGGCAAGCATCCGACGGATTGGGACAAGCTGATGACCGAACCGGGATCTGGTGCCGCGGGAGGAATCGGTTTTGCCCTCAGGCATGCCTTGCCAGACAGCGAGTTTGTGGAAGGATTTCCACTTGTTGCCGACCTTCTGGACCTGCCCCACAAGGTGAAGGAATCCGGATTGATTATCTCAGGTGAGGGCCGGCTGGATCAAAGCTCCCTCGCGGGAAAAGGACCTGTAGCCCTTCTGAGGCTCGCAGGGCCGGCGCAAAAGGTTGTCCTGCTAGTCGGTAGTGCCGATGCCACTACAGTGAAGCAGCTCGCTTCCGCGCATCCAAATCTTGAGACCCTCGTCTTGTCGGATCCGGATTGGCCCATTGAAAAGGCCCTATCCGAAACACCCGCATCCCTGCGCAACGCTTTGGAAAAGGTGGCCCTTCCCGGATGA
- a CDS encoding alkaline phosphatase D family protein, protein MSRLFLVVAMCCQVPFLSAAKLQSGPMIGYATMAEVLVWVQTDAAAEVKVAYWPEDDPDSIRFTDTIQTRKQDGFIAKCIADTVAEGTQYGYALYIDGDKVEPRFREEYREGTIPLTFSTPPNWRFRKDGHTPFDFTIGFGSCAYINEREGGYDRMNSKPYGDGYEIFESIYEVNPDAFVWLGDNIYYREPDWTSRTGMIHRWTHDRSIPHLRPMLATIPQYATWDDHDYGPNDAGREFWNKGMAKEIFSLFNGNPSAGVPGIPGIFTYFAWGDVHFYLLDNRTHRTTPGLALGQFGYPPQQLGKAQIDWLIESMKYNRMQSRSSYPSTFNIIGIGSQIFSPHSKDGLQRYPEEWQYLIDRLIAEELHNTIFISGDVHFSEASRLVVEESNFTVTEFTSSPLTAGPWPGSPAKNNPYRLDIFPGEADRYGERNFATLTFEGPLWERRVVVRYYDTNGELINQDPDKAPGEPTGESIIEVHNPNLDPRLRR, encoded by the coding sequence ATGTCACGGTTGTTTCTAGTCGTTGCGATGTGTTGTCAGGTGCCCTTTCTCAGCGCTGCAAAGCTGCAGAGTGGACCCATGATCGGATATGCCACAATGGCCGAGGTCCTGGTCTGGGTGCAGACTGATGCCGCAGCGGAGGTCAAGGTGGCTTACTGGCCGGAAGATGACCCGGATAGTATCCGTTTTACGGATACAATCCAGACCCGGAAGCAGGACGGATTCATTGCAAAGTGTATCGCCGACACAGTCGCGGAAGGAACTCAATATGGATATGCCCTCTACATAGACGGGGATAAGGTTGAGCCCCGGTTCCGCGAGGAATACCGCGAGGGAACCATCCCTCTGACATTTTCCACCCCGCCCAACTGGCGCTTCCGGAAGGATGGCCACACTCCTTTTGACTTCACCATCGGATTTGGCAGTTGTGCCTACATCAATGAGCGTGAAGGCGGCTACGACCGCATGAATTCCAAACCGTACGGGGATGGCTACGAGATCTTTGAATCAATCTATGAAGTAAATCCGGACGCCTTCGTCTGGCTGGGTGACAACATCTATTATCGTGAACCCGACTGGACATCCCGGACCGGAATGATTCACCGCTGGACTCACGACCGTTCGATTCCGCACCTCCGGCCAATGCTGGCGACCATCCCCCAGTACGCCACATGGGACGACCACGATTATGGACCCAATGATGCCGGTCGTGAATTCTGGAACAAGGGCATGGCGAAGGAAATCTTCAGCTTGTTTAACGGCAATCCGAGCGCCGGGGTTCCCGGCATTCCCGGTATTTTCACCTACTTCGCCTGGGGAGACGTTCATTTCTATCTTCTCGACAACCGCACCCACCGGACCACCCCCGGACTGGCTCTCGGGCAATTTGGATATCCTCCGCAGCAACTCGGCAAGGCTCAGATTGATTGGCTCATTGAATCGATGAAATATAACCGGATGCAGTCCCGCAGCAGCTACCCCTCAACCTTCAATATTATCGGCATCGGCTCGCAGATTTTCTCGCCTCATTCAAAAGACGGCCTGCAGCGTTATCCGGAAGAATGGCAATACCTCATCGATCGCCTCATTGCAGAGGAGCTCCATAACACGATCTTCATTTCAGGAGACGTCCACTTTTCCGAGGCAAGTCGGCTGGTTGTCGAGGAAAGCAATTTCACTGTGACCGAATTCACCTCTTCGCCACTGACCGCCGGTCCATGGCCGGGGTCGCCCGCGAAAAACAATCCCTACCGGCTTGATATCTTTCCCGGGGAAGCCGACCGCTACGGCGAAAGGAACTTTGCCACCCTCACCTTCGAGGGCCCGCTATGGGAGCGGCGAGTCGTTGTCCGCTATTACGATACAAACGGGGAGCTCATCAACCAGGACCCGGACAAGGCACCCGGTGAACCGACCGGGGAAAGCATTATTGAAGTCCATAATCCAAACCTGGATCCGCGCTTGCGCCGCTGA
- a CDS encoding Rne/Rng family ribonuclease → MKPSDAIEEQKLSAEQESELKHPPVEEAVEPVDPEKLKEDVEERARQRPILQKIAAKIRKEDAPYREIIINSESLEKRVAVMSEGILEKFELERAGDDRLVGAIFKGKIQNLEPGLKAAFVDIGMPKNAFLHYWDILPQADSSVEVVRDTRTDAQRQKKDKITVKDIPGLFPIGAEILVQITKSTIGSKGPRTTTNIALPGRFLVLMPFGGQCGVSRKIESDKERKRLKEILRRLSIPEGMGVIIRTAGEGKRWTYFVRDLSILLNQWNEIQARLDAAKQPTCLYKEPDILERTVRDFLTENVDRVLIDNKDDGQRILDLVSRVSKRSAGKIAVFEENIPIFERFNIEKQIEQTFLRRVPLSSGGEIVIEETEALVAIDVNTGSHKQQKDNNNNFILQVNLEAALEAARQIRLRNIGGLIILDFIDMKNRKDRMAVYKKMKTEMEKDKAKCHVLQISQLGIMQMTRQRHKESVSSGLYSTCPYCTGRGTVKSARTMSVEIQRRLTNVIRRLRTHLDDEGEDIWLRVFCHPHALERLRHEDERILLEIEESYNVKLSFRADPAYHVENFKIIDARTGQELR, encoded by the coding sequence ATGAAACCATCAGACGCTATTGAAGAACAAAAATTATCAGCAGAACAAGAATCTGAATTAAAGCATCCCCCGGTGGAAGAAGCGGTTGAACCCGTTGATCCGGAAAAGCTCAAGGAAGATGTTGAGGAACGGGCCCGCCAGCGGCCAATTCTGCAGAAAATCGCCGCCAAAATCCGCAAGGAAGACGCGCCCTACCGGGAAATCATCATCAACTCCGAGTCCCTCGAAAAGCGGGTCGCGGTGATGAGTGAAGGGATTCTGGAAAAGTTCGAATTGGAACGGGCAGGCGATGATCGCCTTGTCGGGGCCATTTTCAAGGGAAAGATCCAGAATCTGGAGCCGGGCTTGAAGGCCGCCTTTGTCGACATTGGCATGCCCAAGAACGCTTTTCTCCACTATTGGGATATCCTGCCTCAGGCAGATAGCTCGGTGGAGGTTGTGCGTGACACACGCACCGATGCGCAGAGGCAGAAAAAGGATAAAATCACGGTCAAGGACATCCCGGGACTGTTTCCGATTGGTGCCGAGATTCTCGTCCAGATCACGAAGAGTACGATCGGCTCGAAAGGGCCTCGTACCACCACGAATATCGCGCTGCCGGGACGGTTCCTCGTCTTGATGCCGTTCGGGGGTCAGTGCGGAGTCTCACGCAAGATTGAATCCGACAAGGAGCGCAAACGCCTGAAGGAAATCCTTCGCAGGTTATCAATCCCGGAAGGAATGGGTGTCATCATCCGGACTGCCGGTGAAGGCAAGCGCTGGACCTATTTCGTCCGTGACCTGTCCATCCTGCTAAACCAATGGAATGAGATTCAGGCACGCCTTGATGCGGCTAAACAGCCCACCTGCCTCTACAAGGAACCGGACATTCTTGAGCGGACTGTCCGCGATTTCCTGACGGAAAATGTCGACCGCGTTCTGATTGACAACAAGGACGACGGGCAGCGCATCCTTGACCTGGTCAGCCGGGTGAGTAAGCGCAGTGCGGGGAAAATTGCCGTCTTTGAAGAAAACATTCCCATCTTCGAGCGTTTCAACATTGAGAAGCAGATCGAGCAGACATTCCTGCGGAGGGTTCCCCTTTCGAGTGGAGGCGAGATCGTCATTGAGGAAACCGAAGCGCTTGTCGCAATCGATGTGAACACCGGTTCCCACAAGCAGCAGAAAGACAACAACAACAATTTTATCCTTCAGGTGAATCTGGAGGCTGCCCTGGAGGCCGCCCGTCAGATCCGGCTGCGCAATATCGGTGGCCTGATCATTCTCGACTTCATTGACATGAAGAACCGGAAAGACCGGATGGCTGTCTACAAGAAGATGAAGACGGAGATGGAAAAGGATAAGGCGAAATGCCATGTCCTCCAGATTTCCCAGCTCGGGATCATGCAGATGACCCGCCAGCGCCACAAGGAATCTGTCTCCAGCGGACTCTACAGTACCTGCCCATATTGCACTGGCCGTGGGACCGTCAAGAGTGCGCGGACCATGAGCGTGGAAATCCAGCGCCGCTTGACCAATGTGATCCGGCGTCTCCGGACGCATCTGGACGATGAAGGCGAGGATATCTGGTTGCGCGTCTTCTGTCATCCGCATGCCCTTGAGCGTTTGCGTCATGAGGACGAGCGCATCCTGTTGGAGATCGAGGAATCCTATAACGTGAAGCTCAGTTTCCGCGCGGATCCGGCATACCACGTTGAGAATTTCAAGATAATCGACGCCCGGACAGGCCAGGAATTGCGCTAG
- a CDS encoding uracil-DNA glycosylase family protein — protein MKQQALLDAARELSTTLSRLSFSAPVSMVYNAYDYAWAGHEAYIKRFGGGGRKRVVYLGMNPGPWGMAQTGVPFGEIAAVRDWLGIEVPIAKPAHEHPKRPIEGFACSRSEVSGRRLWGLFAELYESADEFFQEAFILNYCPLSFLSESGANITPDKIAVAERKPLEAACDQHLRTVIELLQPEIAVGVGGFATKCLQRLSLKGPRIGTLLHPSPASPIANREWPGRPRHQLRELGIVG, from the coding sequence ATGAAACAACAAGCCCTTTTGGATGCAGCGCGGGAGCTCTCCACGACCCTCTCGCGGCTCAGTTTTTCGGCCCCGGTCTCCATGGTCTACAATGCCTACGACTATGCCTGGGCAGGGCATGAGGCCTACATCAAACGATTTGGCGGAGGTGGCCGGAAACGAGTCGTCTACCTGGGCATGAATCCCGGCCCTTGGGGCATGGCCCAGACCGGTGTTCCTTTTGGCGAGATAGCCGCGGTTCGGGACTGGCTGGGAATCGAGGTGCCCATTGCCAAACCAGCCCATGAGCATCCCAAACGCCCCATAGAGGGATTTGCCTGTTCCCGGTCCGAAGTCAGCGGGAGGAGGCTCTGGGGACTGTTCGCGGAACTGTACGAATCAGCGGACGAGTTTTTTCAGGAGGCCTTCATTCTCAATTACTGCCCCCTCTCCTTCCTGAGTGAAAGTGGCGCCAACATCACTCCGGACAAAATAGCGGTTGCGGAAAGGAAGCCCCTTGAGGCCGCCTGCGATCAACACCTCCGGACCGTGATTGAATTGCTCCAGCCGGAAATCGCTGTTGGTGTTGGCGGGTTTGCGACGAAATGCCTGCAACGGCTTTCCCTGAAAGGTCCGCGGATTGGAACCCTCCTGCACCCCAGCCCCGCCAGCCCGATCGCCAATCGCGAGTGGCCTGGGCGGCCCCGTCATCAATTGCGAGAGCTCGGAATCGTCGGCTGA
- a CDS encoding FtsW/RodA/SpoVE family cell cycle protein: MYTTRRLISNADSTRTDWISPVCMLLLSIIGIFFIYSAQAFVGGGYWIRQMVWIVLGSGVYFVVSRIDYKFYLENAFWFYAAAVLLLLLIYTPLGVEREGARRWLDFKFMAYQPAEAAKVCSAIMMASILARSEVGTIRQSVWTLSKVFLVTAIPMILIFAQPDLGSCLIIPPTMLALLYVSKLSQRFFLAVFGLVLCLGTLISVDLYKYSGFLEENNLTAHEARGAYQKQSWVPLRDYQRERIMTFIAPEVVDPRGTGSAWNSNQAQQAVGTGGLTGKGWQSGLQARLGYLPRSVAHNDFIFAVLAEEKGFIGGLLVIGLFSLLLANGVRIAGMARDRFGMLLSVGVTVIFIIHVFINIGMTIGLTPITGLPLPFLSYGGSFILSCCILQGIVQSVYRYRRAFS, translated from the coding sequence TTGTACACGACCCGGCGGTTGATTTCGAATGCAGATTCGACACGAACCGACTGGATCAGCCCGGTCTGCATGTTGCTTCTCTCGATCATCGGGATATTTTTCATATACAGCGCCCAGGCCTTTGTCGGGGGAGGCTATTGGATCAGGCAGATGGTCTGGATTGTCCTTGGTAGCGGGGTCTACTTCGTTGTTTCCCGGATTGATTATAAGTTCTATCTGGAGAATGCCTTTTGGTTTTATGCCGCCGCGGTCCTGCTGTTGCTCTTGATCTATACCCCTCTCGGAGTTGAAAGGGAGGGGGCCCGGCGCTGGCTGGACTTCAAGTTCATGGCCTACCAGCCCGCCGAGGCGGCCAAGGTCTGCAGCGCCATCATGATGGCCAGCATCCTTGCCCGGTCGGAAGTCGGGACTATTCGTCAGAGCGTTTGGACATTGTCTAAAGTGTTCCTTGTCACGGCCATACCAATGATCTTGATTTTTGCTCAACCTGATCTAGGCTCTTGCCTCATAATCCCTCCAACGATGCTCGCATTACTCTACGTTTCCAAGCTCTCACAGCGATTCTTCCTAGCCGTTTTCGGCCTGGTGCTGTGCCTTGGAACATTGATCAGCGTTGATCTGTACAAGTATTCCGGGTTTCTCGAGGAGAACAACCTGACTGCCCATGAGGCGCGTGGCGCTTACCAGAAGCAGTCTTGGGTCCCGCTGCGGGATTATCAGCGGGAACGTATAATGACTTTTATCGCACCGGAAGTGGTGGATCCCCGGGGAACGGGGTCAGCCTGGAATTCCAACCAGGCCCAGCAGGCTGTCGGTACCGGCGGCCTGACGGGCAAGGGATGGCAATCCGGCTTGCAGGCCCGCCTGGGATACCTGCCGCGTTCGGTTGCGCATAATGATTTTATCTTTGCCGTTCTGGCAGAGGAAAAAGGATTCATAGGGGGACTGCTCGTGATCGGGCTCTTCTCGCTACTACTTGCAAACGGGGTCCGCATTGCAGGAATGGCGAGGGATCGTTTTGGCATGTTGCTTTCAGTTGGTGTTACCGTGATCTTTATCATTCACGTATTCATCAATATCGGCATGACAATCGGTCTAACACCGATCACCGGGCTTCCACTCCCATTTCTCAGTTATGGTGGCTCGTTCATTTTGAGCTGTTGCATTCTACAAGGAATCGTACAAAGCGTTTACCGTTACAGGAGGGCCTTTTCATGA
- a CDS encoding DUF1343 domain-containing protein yields MESLPALINRRRFLSRLTMATTSWAFLGNSAVEAAQPSQFLLGIDVLARGGFRELRGKRIGLLTHPAGVNRAGQSTIHVLKQAPEVRLVALFGPEHGIYGDEKANVPVDDKIDARTGLPVFSLYGKFRRPTPEMLARIDTMVIDLQDIGSRSYTYVSCMRYVIEECFKAGKEVIVLDRPNPLGGLKVDGPPLEEKWMSYVGAFQVPYVHGLTIGELANMALKKPGVLKIPDAVRRRGRLKIISMQGWRRSMMWTQTGLKWIPTSPAIPDLSAVLGYPMTGLGAQLGSFSHGYGTHLPFRLIQFTGTPPETISKALTSRGIRGLSFPVIPFEVKGKLRRATYAQVTNWNALRPTELSLHMMALACEWSSQNPFATASSSRQGLFNKHVGDERVLNFLIEKGSALPVRTLLADWENYCRQFAAQSRAYHLY; encoded by the coding sequence ATGGAAAGCCTTCCCGCATTAATCAATCGTCGCCGCTTCCTCTCACGCCTCACAATGGCCACGACCAGTTGGGCCTTTCTTGGGAACTCCGCAGTCGAAGCCGCCCAACCCAGCCAGTTCCTTCTCGGAATCGATGTGCTCGCGCGGGGCGGTTTCCGCGAGCTGCGTGGCAAACGGATCGGGCTGCTCACGCACCCGGCCGGCGTCAACCGGGCAGGACAATCCACGATCCATGTACTCAAGCAGGCACCCGAAGTGCGTCTTGTCGCGCTCTTTGGTCCGGAGCATGGTATCTACGGTGATGAAAAGGCCAATGTTCCGGTTGATGACAAAATTGATGCCCGAACCGGCCTCCCGGTATTTTCCCTCTACGGCAAATTCCGACGCCCGACTCCCGAAATGCTGGCCCGCATCGACACGATGGTCATCGACCTCCAGGACATCGGGTCACGCAGCTACACTTATGTCAGTTGCATGCGGTATGTCATTGAGGAATGCTTCAAGGCCGGCAAGGAAGTGATTGTGCTCGACCGCCCCAACCCGCTCGGCGGGCTGAAAGTGGATGGGCCCCCTCTGGAGGAAAAGTGGATGAGCTATGTCGGGGCGTTCCAGGTCCCCTACGTTCACGGTCTCACAATCGGGGAGCTTGCCAATATGGCCCTTAAAAAACCAGGTGTGCTCAAAATCCCGGATGCCGTGCGTCGCCGGGGCCGCCTCAAGATCATTTCCATGCAGGGATGGAGGCGCTCCATGATGTGGACGCAGACCGGGCTCAAGTGGATTCCCACATCACCCGCCATTCCGGATCTGTCCGCCGTCCTCGGTTACCCCATGACCGGACTTGGCGCACAACTTGGCAGTTTCTCGCACGGCTACGGCACACATCTCCCGTTCCGACTCATTCAATTCACCGGTACTCCGCCCGAGACGATTTCAAAAGCCCTCACCTCCCGTGGAATCCGCGGCCTCTCATTCCCCGTCATTCCCTTCGAGGTCAAGGGCAAGCTGCGCCGCGCCACCTACGCCCAGGTCACCAACTGGAACGCCCTCCGGCCGACTGAGCTCAGCCTTCACATGATGGCCCTTGCCTGCGAGTGGAGCTCCCAAAACCCCTTCGCAACCGCCTCCTCTTCAAGACAGGGCCTCTTTAACAAACATGTCGGCGATGAACGGGTCCTCAATTTCCTCATCGAAAAAGGTAGCGCTCTTCCCGTCCGCACCCTCCTCGCCGATTGGGAGAACTACTGCCGCCAATTCGCTGCCCAGTCGCGGGCCTATCACCTCTATTGA
- a CDS encoding glycoside hydrolase family 16 protein has translation MKQIPSALLSVKKLPALLSLLTLIPLSAFAQYSLVWSDEFDQPDGSAPDPANWGYDIGGGGWGNSELQWYTDRRDNSRIENGELVIEAKEEAFEWRDYTSARLLTKGKQEFLYGRIEARIKVPAGPAGFWPAFWTLGADIDTVGWPQCGEIDIMEYVSREPNEIFGTIHGPLYNAGASIGDIYTFDELVSDNYHTFTVDWQPNLIRWYVDGILYHTATPDTIGSTRGGPKEWVFDKPHFLILNVAIGGTFGGELDPTLEFPLEMQVDYVRVYEFDYGIFNGYPQDGDWINTGAFMGLVNIAAYPWVYVDSLGDYIYAAPSDSNSGWAYLPK, from the coding sequence ATGAAACAGATCCCCTCTGCCCTCCTTTCAGTAAAGAAGCTTCCCGCCTTGCTGAGCCTGTTAACCCTGATTCCTCTCTCTGCATTCGCACAATACTCCCTTGTCTGGTCAGATGAGTTTGACCAGCCAGACGGTAGCGCACCCGACCCGGCCAATTGGGGCTACGACATCGGTGGTGGCGGATGGGGTAACTCAGAGCTTCAATGGTACACCGACCGCAGGGATAATTCCCGGATTGAGAATGGCGAATTGGTTATTGAGGCCAAGGAGGAAGCCTTCGAATGGCGGGACTACACCTCAGCCCGCCTTCTCACCAAGGGAAAGCAGGAGTTCCTCTACGGGCGTATTGAAGCCCGCATTAAAGTGCCAGCGGGCCCGGCAGGATTTTGGCCGGCATTCTGGACTCTCGGAGCCGACATTGATACCGTCGGATGGCCACAATGCGGGGAAATCGACATCATGGAATATGTCAGCCGGGAGCCCAACGAGATTTTCGGGACCATTCATGGCCCACTCTACAATGCCGGGGCATCTATAGGGGATATCTATACCTTCGATGAACTTGTATCGGATAATTACCACACCTTCACGGTGGACTGGCAGCCCAACCTGATTCGCTGGTATGTTGACGGAATTCTCTATCACACAGCCACGCCAGACACGATCGGTTCAACACGGGGCGGGCCAAAGGAATGGGTCTTCGATAAACCGCATTTCCTCATCCTGAATGTCGCCATTGGTGGGACATTCGGCGGTGAACTCGATCCCACGCTGGAATTTCCCCTTGAGATGCAGGTCGATTATGTACGGGTCTACGAATTTGATTACGGAATCTTCAATGGGTACCCGCAGGACGGTGACTGGATCAACACCGGAGCCTTCATGGGCTTGGTAAATATTGCCGCATACCCGTGGGTCTACGTGGATTCCCTCGGGGACTACATTTACGCCGCCCCTTCTGACTCGAATAGCGGTTGGGCCTATCTACCTAAGTGA
- a CDS encoding DUF2062 domain-containing protein, giving the protein MTQEEHRLNRRRLERIARVKRVLRWMPRRANVHRYPVLRWFASATRKRSYLWCFRVKNAIPALYAGCILALLPLYGIQLPIAVGLAFLLRANLPILTSTIFITNPFTILPAYFACFQIGRVLLNIFGVDTPQINMAEMKLLIDALQSGNWAMNLLYLANIWWVTALGGIILGTSLATIAAGIYKLAAYEVMVSVKRLKELQKKRQEQVAQPPEQSPNPKQAETP; this is encoded by the coding sequence ATGACGCAAGAAGAGCATCGCCTCAACAGGCGCCGCCTTGAGCGGATTGCCCGAGTGAAGCGTGTCCTGCGCTGGATGCCACGGCGTGCCAATGTGCACCGCTATCCCGTCCTGAGGTGGTTTGCCTCCGCTACCCGGAAGCGGTCTTACCTGTGGTGTTTTCGAGTCAAGAATGCGATCCCGGCCCTCTACGCGGGTTGCATTCTCGCCCTTCTCCCACTTTACGGGATACAGCTGCCGATTGCCGTTGGCCTCGCCTTCCTGCTCCGCGCCAACCTGCCCATTCTCACCAGCACGATCTTCATCACCAATCCGTTCACAATCCTGCCCGCTTACTTCGCCTGTTTTCAAATTGGGCGCGTTCTCCTGAATATCTTTGGCGTCGACACTCCCCAGATCAACATGGCGGAAATGAAGTTGCTCATTGACGCCCTGCAAAGTGGCAACTGGGCCATGAACCTGCTTTATCTGGCCAACATCTGGTGGGTGACCGCACTCGGCGGAATAATTCTTGGAACATCCCTCGCGACCATTGCCGCAGGCATTTACAAGCTCGCAGCCTACGAGGTGATGGTCTCCGTCAAGCGCCTCAAGGAATTGCAGAAAAAGCGTCAGGAGCAGGTTGCACAACCTCCTGAACAGTCTCCCAATCCCAAACAAGCAGAAACTCCCTGA